In Salinigranum marinum, one DNA window encodes the following:
- a CDS encoding DUF5808 domain-containing protein, protein MAEKPQSGTIFGVPYNFERPSVGRLVSSYWQPGKGMLVKKPFGIGYTINLASWRSWVVLVVVAVLLWQERQSTDAEESVTDDPVEVIIDDD, encoded by the coding sequence ATGGCTGAGAAACCCCAGTCCGGAACCATCTTTGGCGTCCCGTACAATTTCGAACGACCGAGTGTCGGCCGCCTCGTCTCGTCGTACTGGCAACCCGGAAAGGGGATGCTCGTGAAGAAGCCCTTCGGCATCGGCTACACGATCAACCTCGCGTCGTGGCGCTCGTGGGTCGTCCTCGTCGTCGTCGCGGTTCTCCTCTGGCAGGAACGACAGAGCACCGACGCCGAGGAGTCGGTCACCGACGACCCCGTCGAAGTCATCATCGACGACGACTGA
- a CDS encoding non-canonical purine NTP pyrophosphatase, with product MLAYVTTNPGKVREAVDYLGDDVAQLDFDYAEIQSADLGPIAARGAREAYRHADGPVLVDDAGLFVDALEGFPGPYSSYVEETVGIERVQTLVAAEDEHRAAFRCVLAYCDGEGFDASPDPIDRADRTEAAATGPDDGSSAELPVKLFEGVVRGRIVEPRGDGGFGYDPIFEHNGKTMAEMTTEEKNAVSHRGRALAKFAEWYPERSDAE from the coding sequence ATGCTCGCTTACGTCACGACGAACCCCGGGAAGGTCCGTGAGGCGGTCGACTACCTCGGCGACGATGTCGCGCAACTCGATTTCGACTACGCCGAGATCCAGAGTGCCGACCTCGGACCGATCGCCGCCCGAGGCGCGCGGGAGGCGTACCGCCACGCCGACGGGCCGGTGCTCGTCGACGACGCGGGGCTGTTCGTCGACGCGCTCGAGGGGTTCCCGGGTCCGTACTCGTCGTACGTCGAGGAGACGGTCGGAATCGAACGCGTTCAGACGCTCGTTGCCGCCGAAGACGAACACCGTGCCGCCTTCCGGTGCGTGCTCGCGTACTGCGACGGGGAGGGCTTCGATGCGAGCCCAGACCCGATCGACCGCGCCGACCGGACCGAAGCCGCCGCGACCGGGCCCGACGACGGTTCCTCGGCGGAGCTCCCGGTGAAACTGTTCGAGGGTGTCGTCCGCGGTCGAATCGTCGAACCGCGGGGCGACGGCGGCTTCGGCTACGATCCGATCTTCGAACACAACGGGAAGACGATGGCGGAGATGACGACCGAGGAGAAGAACGCCGTCTCACACCGCGGGCGGGCGCTCGCGAAGTTCGCCGAGTGGTATCCGGAACGGAGCGATGCGGAGTGA
- a CDS encoding DUF7384 family protein, which produces MPTEPSPARVVADADVLAADLLVGGPSRAALDHVRQHSWVTLVASDALLDDAEAVVSAVADDALATDWRAHVEAWREPVDHPDGDHPGLASAYRGGAMHLLSFDDRLASAKAGASLQGYVPLSVRHPRAFATLFDAESLYREVVGGSYPGPDRDPRA; this is translated from the coding sequence ATGCCGACTGAGCCCAGCCCCGCCCGCGTCGTCGCCGACGCGGACGTCCTCGCGGCCGATCTCCTCGTCGGCGGCCCCTCGCGGGCGGCGCTCGACCACGTCAGGCAGCACTCGTGGGTGACGCTCGTCGCCAGCGACGCGCTCCTCGACGACGCCGAGGCGGTCGTTTCGGCGGTCGCGGACGACGCGCTGGCGACCGACTGGCGCGCACACGTCGAGGCGTGGCGCGAGCCCGTCGACCACCCCGACGGCGACCATCCGGGACTCGCCTCGGCGTACCGCGGCGGTGCGATGCACCTGCTCTCGTTCGACGACCGGCTCGCGAGCGCGAAAGCCGGCGCGTCGCTGCAGGGATACGTCCCGCTCAGCGTCCGCCACCCGCGCGCCTTCGCGACCCTGTTCGACGCCGAGAGCCTCTACCGCGAGGTCGTCGGCGGTTCGTACCCCGGGCCGGACCGTGACCCGCGGGCGTGA